A segment of the Jatrophihabitans endophyticus genome:
GATGCCGACCCGGTGCGTGGTGCCGTCGACGTCGACGTCGAGATAGCCGTCCACGCACAGCGGCTCGTCGTACTGCGAGGTCTGGAAGTTCTTCGGCATGTCGGGATAGAAGTAGTTCTTGCGCGCGAACCGGCACCACGTGGCGATGCTGCAGTTGAGCGCGAGCCCGATGCGGATCGTCGACTCGATCGCCTGCTCGTTGGCCACCGGCAGCGCACCCGGCAGCCCCAGGCAGACCGGGCAGGTCTGCGTGTTCGGCTCCGCGCCGAAACCGGTGGCGCAGCCGCAGAACATCTTCGAGGCGGTGCCGAGCTCGACGTGGGTCTCGAGACCGATGACGGGTTCGTAGCGCTCGATCACGTCCTCGTACGTCATGCCAGCGCTCCCGCGGGAAGGGTGAGTGGTTCGGTGGCCGCCTCGAAGGTCGCGGCGACCCGGTAGCAGCGGTCGTCGGCCAGCGCGGGCGCCATGATCTGCAGCCCCACCGGCAGGCCCTCGGACAGCCCGCACGGCACCGAGATCGCCGGGGTGCCGGCGAGCGAGGCGGGCAGGGTGCAGAGGTCGTTGAGGTACATCGCCATCGGGTCGTCGACCTTCTCCCCCAGCCCGAACGCCACCGACGGTGTCGTCGGCGACACGAGCACGTCGGCCCGCTCGAACGCGGCGGCGAAGTCGCGGGCGATGAGGGTGCGCACCTTCTGCGCCTGCCCGTAGTACGCCTCGTAGTAGCCCGACGACAGCGCGTAGGTGCCGATCATGATGCGACGCTTCACCTCGGCGCCGAAGCCCGCCTCGCGGGTCAGGGACATGACGTCCTCGAGCGAGCGGGCGCCGTCGTCGCCGACGCGCAGGCCGTAGCGCACCGCGTCGAAGCGGGCCAGGTTGGACGAGCACTCGCTCGGCGCGATCAGGTAGTACGCGGCCAGCGCGTAGTCGAAGTGCGGGCAGCCGACCTCGACGACCTCGGCGCCGAGCCCGCGCAGCGTCTCGACCGCGGCCTCGAAGGACGAGAGGACGCCGGGCTGGTAGCCCTCGCCGCCGAGCTCGCGCACCACGCCCACGCGCACGCCGGCGAGACTGCCGGCCGCGGCGCCCTCGCGGGCGGCCGCGACCACCGCCGGCACCGGCGCGTCGATCGACGTCGAGTCGGCCGGGTCGTACCCCGCGACGGCCTCGTGCAGCAGCGCCGTGTCGAGGACCGTCCGGCCGAACGGGCCGGCCTGGTCGAGCGAGGAGGAGAACGCGATCAGGCCGTAGCGCGAGACCGCGCCGTAGGTGGGCTTGTGCCCGACGATGCCGGTGACCGCGGCGGGCTGGCGGATCGAGCCGCCGGTGTCGGTGCCGATCGCGAGCGGAGCCTGCAGCGCGGCGACCGCCGCCGAGGAGCCGCCCGACGAGCCGCCGGGCGTGCGGGTGAGGTCCCACGGGTTGCGACTCGGGCCGAAGGCGGAGTTCTCGGTCGAGCTGCCCATGGCGAACTCGTCCATGTTGGTCTTGCCGAGCATCACGATCCCGGCGTCCTTGACGCGCCGGGTGACCGTGGCGTCGTAGGGCGGGCGCCACCCCTCGAGCATCCTCGAGCCGGACGTCGTCGGCAGCCCCTCGGTCACCACGACGTCCTTCATCGCCAGCGGCACGCCGGCCAGCGGGCCGAGCGGCTCGCCCGCGGCACGCCGCTCGTCGACCGCCCGCGCCGCCGCCAGCGCGCCCTCGGTGTCGACGTGCAGGAACGCGTGGACGGCGGGATCGTGCGCGGCCACGTGGTCGAGGTGAGCCTGCGCGACCTCGACCGCGCTGGCCTCACCGCTCGCGATCACCTCGGCGAGCTCCGCGGCGGTCCTGCCGACGAGGCTCATTCCGCGTCCCCCAGGATCCGGGGCACGCGGAACTTGTCGTCCTCGACGGCCGGGGCGCCGGCCAGCACCGCGTCGCGCGGCAGCGACGGGCGCACCTCGTCGGCGCGGTAGACGTTCGTCATCGGCACGGCGTGCGACGTCGGCGGGATGTCGGCGGCCGCCACCTCGGCGACGCGCGCGACCGAGCCGAGGATGACGTCCAGTTGGCCGGCGAAGACGTCGAGCTCGTCGTCGGTGACGGCGAGCCGGGCGAGACGGGCGAGATGGGCGACGTCGTCGCGGCCGATGCCGGCGCCGTCCGGGGTGGGTGTCGACACGCTCCGGAAGTCTACGGACCCCGCGGACCCCGGCGGCGCCACCGTCGGCCCGTCGCGCCCGGCGCCCGTCCCCGGGGGCCCGTAACGACCGCGTCACAGGGGTGCGGCAGGCTGTGCGGCGTGTCGTTCCTGCTCCGGCTGAAGCTGCCCGACCGCCCCGGCGCGCTCGGCGCCGTCGCGACGGCGCTCGGCACCGTGGGCGCCGACATCCTGTCCGTCGACGTCGTCGAGCGCTCCCCCGGCCACGCCACCGACGACTTCGTCGTCGAGCTGCCGCCGGACCGGCTGGCCGACTCGCTGGTGTCGGCCGCGGCCACGGTCGAGGGCGTGCACGTCGAGTCGATCCGCCCCTACGCCGGGCAGCTGGACGCGCACCGCGAGCTGGAGCTGCTCGACTCGCTCGGGCACGGTTCGGCCTCGCTGCAGACGCTGGCCACCGGTGTGGCCCGGGTGTTCCGGGCCGGCTGGGCACTGGTGCTGGCCGCGCCGGTGTCGGGCCAGTCGGCGGTGCTCGCCTCGGGCGGCGCCGCCCCGGAGATCGAGTCGCTGCCGGTGCCGTGGTGGCCCCCGGCCCCGAGCCGGCCGCTGGACCCGGACGCGTCGTGGGCGCCGCCGGACTGGGGGCGGCTCGGCACCGAGCTCGCGGTCACCTGCCTCGGCGAGGCGGCGCTGCTGGTGGGACGGCCGACATTGCGGTGGGTGCCCTCGGAGCTCGTCCGGCTGCAGTACCTCGCCGCCATCGCCGCGAGCGTCACGCCGCTCGAGCCCTGACCCGGGTCAGCGCGTGGCGTCGGTGCCCTCGCGACGCCGCCGCCACCGCTCCTGCGCGCGTTCCACCCAGGGGTCGGTGCGCGGCCTGACGCGGGCGTAGCCGGCCGCCACCCACCGCTCGGCCGTCGGCACGAACCACGGCAGCGCGAGCAGGACGAGGGCGCCGGCCAGCCAGCCGCCGACGATGTCGCTGAACCAGTGGGTGTTGACCATGACGGCGGCGACACCCACCGACACCGCCAGCCACACGGCGATCGCGGTGAACAGCGTGCGGTGACGCAGCGAGATCCAGGCGATCAGGCCGTAGAGCACCACCGTGTTGGCGACGTGCCCGGACGGGTAGATGTCGCCGCCCATGTGCACGTCGAAGTAGTGGACGGTCAGCCGCGGGCCGAGACGCCCCACGGCGAGCTTGACCGCGCCGACGCTCACGTTCAGCAGGATCAGGGCGACCACGAGCATCACCAGCGGGCGGGCGTTGCGCAGCCGCCAGGCCGTCCACACGAAGTAGGGCAGGAAGACGACGGTGGCGACGCCGCGCTGGCCGAAGTAGACGTACTTCAGCAGCAGGTCGTAGAGCCAGGTCGGCAGGACGTCGCGCCGGAAGTGGATCGTGTAGACCCAGCGGTCCATCCGCCCCACGTCGCTGGGGTGCAGCACCCCGAGGGTGTAGATCACGTACGCGACGAGCAGGACGGCGAAGGCCACCAGCTGCCACCGGGCGACACGGACCGACGGCAGCCTGCTCGTCCCCGGCCGTTCCCGCTCGCCCACCGTCGCCACGCGACCTTCCTTCCAGAGTCCGATGAGAGGCACCTAATCCGACGCGAGAATCCCTCAGGGTCGCGCGCCGGGAAGGCTACGGACGGCGAGTCACGGGTTCGTCACGACCGTGTCGGCCGGCTCGGCCGGATCGCCCTCCGACGCCGCCGGCCCCTCGGCCAGCAGCGTGTGGAAACCGTCCTCGTCGAGGACGGGAACCCCGAGCTGCTCGGCCTTCTCGGCCTTGCTGCCGGCGTTCTCCCCCACCACGACGTAGTCGGTCTTCTTCGACACCGAGCCCGACGCCTTGCCACCGTGAGTGATGATCGCCTCCTTCGCCTCGTCGCGCGAGAACCCGGCGAGCGAACCCGTCACCACGACCGTGAGACCGGCGAGCGTCCTGGGGGTGGCGTCGGCCTCGTCGGCGGTCCGCACCCCGGCGGCGGCCCACTTGCGCACGATGTCGGCGTGCCAGCCGACGGCGAACCACTCGACCACGGCCTCGGCGATGACGCCCCCCACGCCCTCGGCCTCGGCGATCTGCTCGACGGACGCGGTGCGCAACGCGTCGATGCTGCCGAAGTGGGTGGCGAGCGCCCGGGCCGCGGTCGGGCCGACGTGCCGGATGGACAACGCCACCAGGATGCGCCAGAGCGGTCGCGTCCGCGCCTGGGCGAGGTTGCCGACGAGCTTCTCGCCGTTGGCCGAGAGCACCCGGCCGTCGACCACGTGCTCGGCGGCGTCGTTCTTCCTGGCCGCGCGGGTGTAGGCGGGCACCCGCGCCAGGAGCTCGCGGGCCGACGTCTCGTCGCCCGTGGCGTCGTCGGGGGCGAGCGCGAACAGGTCTCCCTCGTCGGTGATGACGCCGGCGTCGAGCAGTGCGGTGGCCCCTTCGTAGCCGAGCGCCTCGATGTCGAGGGCGGAGCGCGAGGCGAGGCTGAAGAGACGCTCGCGCAGCTGCGCGGGGCAGTGCTGCGAGTTCGGGCAGCGGTAGTCCTTGTCGCCCTCCTTCTCGGGGCGCAGCACGGTGCGTCGACCGTCGGTACGGCAGCCCGGCTCGGGGCAGTGCTTCGGCATCGTCCACTTGCGCGTGCCCTTGGGCCGCAGTGCGACGACCGGCGCGACGATCTCGGGGATGACGTCGCCGGCCTTGCGCAGCACCACGGTGTCGCCGACGCGGACGTCCTTGCGGGCGACCTCCCACTGGTTGTGCAGGGTGGCGTTCTCGACGGTGGAGCCGGCCACCTTGATCGGGCGCATGATGCCGTACGGCGTGGCCCGGCCGGTGCGACCGATGTTGACCTTGATCGCGAGCAGCTCGGTGTTGACCTCCTCGGGCGGGTACTTGAAGGCGATGGCCCACCGCGGCGCGCGGCTGGTGGAGCCGAGGCGACGCTGCAGGCCGAGGTCGTCGACCTTGACGACGACACCGTCGATCTCGTGCTCGACGTCGTGGCGGTGCTCGCCGTAGTTAGTGATGAACTCCTGGACGGCCTCGGCGTCGGCGAGCACGCGGGCGCGGTCGGACGTCGGCAGCCCCCACCTCGCGAGGTGTTCGTACCACTGCGACTGCGCGCTGACCGCGGGGCCGCCCTCGACGCGACCGACTCCGTGCACGACCATCGACAGCCGCCGCTGCGCGGTGATGCGCGGGTCCTTCTGCCGCAGCGAGCCGGCGGCGGTGTTGCGCGGGTTCGCGTACGGCGTCTTGCCGGCCTCGATCAACGCGGCGTTGAGCTCCTCGAAGCGCGCGACCGGGAAGAACACCTCGCCGCGCACCTCGAGGACGTCGGGGACCTCCGGCGTGTCGGGGTCGCCGGCCAGCGTGTCGGGCACGACGCCGATGGTGCGGATGTTGCCGGTGACGTCCTCACCGGCACGGCCGTCGCCGCGGGTGAGCCCGCGCACGAACCGGCCCTTCTCGTAGAGCAGGTTGACGGCGAGACCGTCGACCTTCAGCTCGCAGAGGTAGGCCGGCGACGTCCCGGCGTCGCGCTCGACGCGCTGCACCCAGGCCGCCATGTCGTCGGCCGAGAACGCGTTGTCGAGGCTGAGCATGCGCTCGAGGTGGTCGACCGTCGTGAAGAGCGTCGAGAACGTGCCGCCGACGCGCTGCGTGGGCGACTCGGGCGTGCGCAGGTCGGGGAAGTCGGCCTCGAGCTCCTGCAGCCGCCGGAGCCATCCGTCGTACTCGGCGTCGCTGGCCGTCGGCTCGTCCAGCACGTAGTAGCGGTAGGCGGCGTCGTCGACCTGCTGCGCGATGCGGGCGTGCTCGTCGCGGGCCTCGGTGGACGCGCTGTCGGGCACCTCGGTCATGGTGGCGAATCTAGTGGGCCGCTCCGACACGCCTTCCTCGGCGAGTTGGTCGATCCACAGCCCACTTCTTCGACCAACTCGCCGAGGAAGGCGACGGGACGGGGTCAGAGCTCGCGGTCGGCGAGCTCCACGGCCCGATCGATGATCTGCTGCACGGCGACCTTCTTGGTGGTCGACGTCGTCGCCAGGAACGTGAACGAGACGATCCTCGCGCCGAGCCGGACGATGGCCAGGGTGGCCTTGTAGGACTTGCCGACCAGGTCCCAGCCCTGCCCGGCGTCGATGTCGACCGTCGAGACCTGGAGCCGTCCGGGGCCCGTGATGCGGTAGGTCTCGCCGGAGATCCGACCGCTGTCGCAGCCGAGTCCCGCATCCGCGGCCCGGTAGTAGCGCTGCGCGGCCGCGTCGTCGGCGAACACGACGACGTTCTCGCTGACCTGGACGTCCTGGTCGGGGTGACGGTAGGTGGCGCCCAGGTAACGCTGCGGCGGGACCTGGACCTGCAGCGACGGCTTGTCCGGCGTGCAGGGCAGCGGGTCGCGGTCACCGGTGTCGGACACGGTCCGGGTGAACTGCGCGCCGACCGCGGCGGCGGGCAGCAGCGCCGATTCCAGACCGGCGTTCCCGCCGGCGGAGGAGGAGCCCGACGGCGCCGTCGAGGTGGTCGTCGAGGACGGTGATGCCGGTGACGAGGACGCGGCGCCGCTCGACGGCTTCGACGAGGACGATGTGTCGCCGATGCCGTCGGTGCTCGAACAGGCGCCGAGCAGTCCCGCGCCGAGGACGGGGACGACGAGGGCGGCGAGAGGGCGTCGGACGGCAGCGTGCACGGTGGATCCTCCGCGTCGGGGCTCGGGGAGCGACACGCTACCGGTCGTCGCCGCTGCCGGCCCGGTCAGCGCGCGCTCGGCCCGGTCGGCGTTCCGCGTCAGCCCTGGTCGTCGAGCAGGCTGCGGCCGACGTCGCGGACGGTGCGGAGCGCACGCCGCGCCGCGGCCGCAGTGACGCCCGCGAGGCCGCAGGCCGGGGTGGGCACGACCGACGCCGCGAGCTCGCGGGGCGCGAAGCCGAGGTCGCGCCACAGCGAGCGGACGGCCGCGCGGGCGTCCTCGAAGCCGCGCTCCCCCGTGCTCGCAACGACCCCCAGCCACAGCGAGACCCCCGCGTCGACGAGGTCGCCGAGGAGGTCGTAGTGCGACGTCCGCAGCAGGTCGGCGTCCACCGCCACGGCATCCGCGCCGGCCGCCGCGAACAGCGCGAACGGGACGTCGGGCGCGCAGCAGTGCACGACCCGCGCACCGGGCGGCGCCACCGCCAGCACGTCGCGCAGCGCCTGCTCCGCCACCGGCGCGGCGACCGAGCGCACCGTCCCGTAGCCCGACGGCGTGGGGACGCGGCCGGCGAGCACCGCCGGCAGTCCCGGCTCGTCGAGCTGCAGCACCGGACGCGCCCCGGGAACGCGGCCGACGACGTCGGCCAGGTGGCCGCGCACGCCCTCGGCGAGCGACGCGGTGAGATCGCGGACGGCACCGTGGTCGCCGACCGCCCGATTGCCGTTCGGCAGTTCGAGGGCGGCCGCGAGCGTCCACGGGCCGGTGACCTGCAGCTTCAACGGCCCCTGCCAGCCGTCGGCGGCCTCCTCGAGCGCGTCGAGGTCGCGGGCAAGCAGGTCGCGCGCGGCACTCAGGTCGCGCCCCGGGTGCGCGGCGAGGCGCCAGCCCGTCGGGACGATCTCGACCGGCAGCTCCACGAGCAGCGCGGCGGCCCGGCCGATCATGCCGGCCCCGGGGCCGCGCGCCGGCA
Coding sequences within it:
- the gatC gene encoding Asp-tRNA(Asn)/Glu-tRNA(Gln) amidotransferase subunit GatC → MSTPTPDGAGIGRDDVAHLARLARLAVTDDELDVFAGQLDVILGSVARVAEVAAADIPPTSHAVPMTNVYRADEVRPSLPRDAVLAGAPAVEDDKFRVPRILGDAE
- a CDS encoding uroporphyrinogen decarboxylase/cobalamine-independent methonine synthase family protein, coding for MTERPWAPGAATGVGSLPGTDPRDAAALVLGELPGLPHLVELPARGPGAGMIGRAAALLVELPVEIVPTGWRLAAHPGRDLSAARDLLARDLDALEEAADGWQGPLKLQVTGPWTLAAALELPNGNRAVGDHGAVRDLTASLAEGVRGHLADVVGRVPGARPVLQLDEPGLPAVLAGRVPTPSGYGTVRSVAAPVAEQALRDVLAVAPPGARVVHCCAPDVPFALFAAAGADAVAVDADLLRTSHYDLLGDLVDAGVSLWLGVVASTGERGFEDARAAVRSLWRDLGFAPRELAASVVPTPACGLAGVTAAAARRALRTVRDVGRSLLDDQG
- a CDS encoding ACT domain-containing protein — protein: MSFLLRLKLPDRPGALGAVATALGTVGADILSVDVVERSPGHATDDFVVELPPDRLADSLVSAAATVEGVHVESIRPYAGQLDAHRELELLDSLGHGSASLQTLATGVARVFRAGWALVLAAPVSGQSAVLASGGAAPEIESLPVPWWPPAPSRPLDPDASWAPPDWGRLGTELAVTCLGEAALLVGRPTLRWVPSELVRLQYLAAIAASVTPLEP
- a CDS encoding phosphatase PAP2 family protein, coding for MATVGERERPGTSRLPSVRVARWQLVAFAVLLVAYVIYTLGVLHPSDVGRMDRWVYTIHFRRDVLPTWLYDLLLKYVYFGQRGVATVVFLPYFVWTAWRLRNARPLVMLVVALILLNVSVGAVKLAVGRLGPRLTVHYFDVHMGGDIYPSGHVANTVVLYGLIAWISLRHRTLFTAIAVWLAVSVGVAAVMVNTHWFSDIVGGWLAGALVLLALPWFVPTAERWVAAGYARVRPRTDPWVERAQERWRRRREGTDATR
- the ligA gene encoding NAD-dependent DNA ligase LigA; translated protein: MTEVPDSASTEARDEHARIAQQVDDAAYRYYVLDEPTASDAEYDGWLRRLQELEADFPDLRTPESPTQRVGGTFSTLFTTVDHLERMLSLDNAFSADDMAAWVQRVERDAGTSPAYLCELKVDGLAVNLLYEKGRFVRGLTRGDGRAGEDVTGNIRTIGVVPDTLAGDPDTPEVPDVLEVRGEVFFPVARFEELNAALIEAGKTPYANPRNTAAGSLRQKDPRITAQRRLSMVVHGVGRVEGGPAVSAQSQWYEHLARWGLPTSDRARVLADAEAVQEFITNYGEHRHDVEHEIDGVVVKVDDLGLQRRLGSTSRAPRWAIAFKYPPEEVNTELLAIKVNIGRTGRATPYGIMRPIKVAGSTVENATLHNQWEVARKDVRVGDTVVLRKAGDVIPEIVAPVVALRPKGTRKWTMPKHCPEPGCRTDGRRTVLRPEKEGDKDYRCPNSQHCPAQLRERLFSLASRSALDIEALGYEGATALLDAGVITDEGDLFALAPDDATGDETSARELLARVPAYTRAARKNDAAEHVVDGRVLSANGEKLVGNLAQARTRPLWRILVALSIRHVGPTAARALATHFGSIDALRTASVEQIAEAEGVGGVIAEAVVEWFAVGWHADIVRKWAAAGVRTADEADATPRTLAGLTVVVTGSLAGFSRDEAKEAIITHGGKASGSVSKKTDYVVVGENAGSKAEKAEQLGVPVLDEDGFHTLLAEGPAASEGDPAEPADTVVTNP
- the gatA gene encoding Asp-tRNA(Asn)/Glu-tRNA(Gln) amidotransferase subunit GatA, which encodes MSLVGRTAAELAEVIASGEASAVEVAQAHLDHVAAHDPAVHAFLHVDTEGALAAARAVDERRAAGEPLGPLAGVPLAMKDVVVTEGLPTTSGSRMLEGWRPPYDATVTRRVKDAGIVMLGKTNMDEFAMGSSTENSAFGPSRNPWDLTRTPGGSSGGSSAAVAALQAPLAIGTDTGGSIRQPAAVTGIVGHKPTYGAVSRYGLIAFSSSLDQAGPFGRTVLDTALLHEAVAGYDPADSTSIDAPVPAVVAAAREGAAAGSLAGVRVGVVRELGGEGYQPGVLSSFEAAVETLRGLGAEVVEVGCPHFDYALAAYYLIAPSECSSNLARFDAVRYGLRVGDDGARSLEDVMSLTREAGFGAEVKRRIMIGTYALSSGYYEAYYGQAQKVRTLIARDFAAAFERADVLVSPTTPSVAFGLGEKVDDPMAMYLNDLCTLPASLAGTPAISVPCGLSEGLPVGLQIMAPALADDRCYRVAATFEAATEPLTLPAGALA